A window of the Oscillospiraceae bacterium NTUH-002-81 genome harbors these coding sequences:
- a CDS encoding TnpV protein, whose protein sequence is MSELKPRITENGIDYILVGDYYIPDLKLPEERRPIGKYGRMHREYLREVHPARLNTLILTGELWTYLADLNEQAQERLDTIMEQMKIAEGVTEELKCTRQMEWVRRCNNIHNRAEEIVLHEIIYS, encoded by the coding sequence ATGAGCGAATTGAAACCAAGAATAACGGAAAACGGAATTGATTATATCCTTGTTGGAGATTACTACATCCCAGACTTGAAGCTGCCGGAAGAACGCCGCCCCATCGGAAAGTATGGACGGATGCACCGGGAATATTTAAGAGAAGTCCACCCAGCCAGATTGAACACATTGATACTGACCGGAGAATTGTGGACATATCTTGCAGACCTGAACGAACAGGCACAGGAACGGTTAGACACTATCATGGAGCAGATGAAAATTGCCGAGGGCGTAACCGAGGAATTAAAGTGTACCCGTCAAATGGAATGGGTGCGGCGGTGCAATAATATCCACAATCGGGCAGAAGAAATTGTTTTGCATGAGATAATTTATTCATAA
- a CDS encoding site-specific integrase, with product MSEVRKDSKGRRLAIGESQDKDGRYRYVYKDAFGKRASVYSWRLTKSDPHPQGKRKDISLREKEMEIGGALRDGIAANGGDLTVLELVQKYVKQKRGVKHNTQANYQFVINVIKKESFGAKRIDSIKLSDAKAWLIKLQDDGRGYSSIHSIRGVVRPAFQMAVDDDLIRKNPFAFQLATVVVNDSVTREALTRKQEKAFLEFVKNDKHFSIYYDGIYILFHTGLRISEFVGLTLSDIEFDEQRIKVDHQLQRTRNMKYEIVTPKTDSGVRYIPMNEDVEDCFRRIIENRKRLKIEPMVDGYSGFLFLDKNNMPMVALHWEKYFQHIVEKYNATYKMQMPKVTPHVCRHTFCSNMAKSGMNPKTLQYIMGHSDIGVTLNTYTHLQFEDALKEMKKVVC from the coding sequence TTGTCAGAAGTTAGAAAAGACAGCAAAGGACGTAGATTAGCAATCGGAGAGAGCCAAGACAAAGACGGAAGATACCGGTATGTATACAAAGATGCGTTTGGAAAGCGAGCATCTGTATACAGTTGGAGGCTGACGAAATCAGACCCGCATCCCCAAGGCAAGCGCAAGGATATTTCACTGCGAGAGAAGGAAATGGAGATTGGAGGCGCTTTACGTGATGGGATTGCCGCCAACGGTGGAGATTTAACGGTATTGGAATTGGTACAAAAGTATGTAAAACAGAAAAGAGGCGTAAAGCATAATACACAGGCGAACTATCAATTCGTCATCAATGTAATTAAGAAGGAAAGCTTTGGAGCAAAGCGGATTGACAGTATTAAGTTATCAGATGCAAAAGCATGGCTGATTAAATTACAAGATGATGGTAGAGGATATAGCAGTATTCATTCTATCAGAGGTGTTGTAAGACCAGCTTTTCAAATGGCAGTAGATGATGATTTAATAAGGAAAAATCCGTTTGCATTTCAACTTGCGACAGTGGTTGTCAATGACAGTGTGACGCGTGAAGCGCTTACACGAAAGCAGGAAAAAGCATTTTTGGAATTTGTAAAAAATGATAAACACTTTTCCATATACTATGATGGTATCTATATTTTATTTCATACAGGGCTTCGCATTTCAGAATTCGTAGGGCTTACCCTTTCTGATATCGAGTTTGACGAACAGCGGATCAAAGTGGATCATCAGCTTCAGAGAACCAGAAATATGAAATATGAGATTGTGACACCAAAGACAGACAGTGGTGTTCGCTATATTCCCATGAATGAGGATGTGGAGGATTGCTTTCGAAGAATCATAGAGAACAGGAAGCGCTTGAAAATTGAGCCTATGGTAGATGGCTACAGTGGGTTTCTGTTTTTAGATAAGAACAATATGCCTATGGTGGCACTGCATTGGGAGAAATATTTCCAGCACATTGTAGAGAAATATAATGCGACTTATAAGATGCAGATGCCGAAAGTCACACCCCACGTTTGTCGGCATACGTTTTGCAGCAATATGGCGAAATCGGGAATGAATCCCAAGACATTGCAATACATTATGGGACATTCAGATATAGGAGTTACCCTTAATACATATACGCATTTGCAGTTTGAGGACGCCCTGAAAGAGATGAAAAAAGTCGTGTGCTAA
- a CDS encoding excisionase: MQEAAAYFGFSDKKIRKIVDEHENENFVLWNGTRPRIKRQLFEKFVDEKLTAI; encoded by the coding sequence GTGCAGGAAGCAGCAGCGTATTTTGGATTCAGTGATAAGAAGATCAGAAAAATTGTGGATGAACACGAAAATGAGAATTTTGTATTGTGGAACGGAACACGCCCACGGATAAAAAGGCAATTATTTGAAAAATTTGTAGATGAAAAATTGACAGCCATTTAG
- a CDS encoding phage tail tape measure protein, with protein MTDEIADRDALYQYFDKAIDKAKELNVKVDSLLYAITEFKKMGWSLQDAELGGQWATILENVGDVDIDSAIGSIKSSIASFEKIGGYGNDQMDKKLEAYTDLVNEMSNKYSIDAEGLAEAIRISAGTLTQAHTSIEQAATMFATANRYYNDPNYLGNTAKIGSLRLRASEDADAKNELQQLGEDIDDVAQSASKLREKLLKLTNVDIMEADGKTFKSFYDQLYEISQVMDRLSDVDRANVLETIFGKARAAGGAALLSGMKESAEAYETAMNSAGSATKEYETWMTSADAAQQRFSNSVTETYQNIVNGNTVRDMANLGASVLDFANSWGLVEGSLKGVLALGLGKFLVTGTTAFLAATKQVESYGKALQAANNIPNENLNQRFQFLKSIALETGNLTNAQLKNVLASQALSQQDRIRILEMQGMTREMALQRLNELGLTQSTNAQTAANAAQTASTFSLKAAMIGLGNTIRSVFLSNPVGIALMAISIGVSAVTSAVSKHNQKIEEMRQNAKEAAEEASTLGNEVSELANKYLQLSEAVKTDSSVKEDLMSTQSELLKKLGAEGESVDSLIEKYGSLSEAVKQMSLDSLKEAQIDLLAGVDASKEELKDAGKDSFGGAWKQSIIAMGKEAAKAWQVLDDAGIISSGTHTDRGGEWFLSGDSSVEGVLQNYKEIEAALEALRDSHAFTAEELSNNTLYKELYSRYSDLKESVDGYNSSITNLNQNLAQQTTLTALQGNTIPNTEKDFDAFRQELINTAIASKQFIGDEQAITDAINQFLSTLPEFEGFYSTPLQNELDKTGEVLSKWDYATTLSNLDKTKDAFEALDSAYAKLFDNDKITGIDFDDLTTINEKFSDVSGIDTYIKRIQEAGQNTEQVRGIFEDLIDAYIQQTGILENVTEDNKDLIASYLEEMGVANALELVENALAWQTDALAAEKEFAAEKGIELVNATADEINAFVDEKGYSEQTRHELLLLALQKEYVNQTALDFSGDLTSLMSYMTALGSATTALQMFNNAKNGTGSYSGKYVNTAAMSQLKSAASSEVEKAISNAKSQISKSKGSSYNPNKSSYKGGSSTGKNKSGSSGNKGVSGSGSKAQEDTYEKEIDWYEKRVKKLDALINTLKADIENVLGSVAKNQLVERQLTITEEKIKNTSDALSMYEQKAAEALSKVPSEFRDKVMNGAVALTDFIGKGNEDTVEAIENYQTWADKVADVKQNLSELKETMRELELEKFNNIIEEFTNKFDIHDQAINNIDKQISLFEEMGLHIGEGFYNAQISEATKQLEHLQQEKEALVKQMNESVDSGRIDAGSDQWLEMVKELSDLDGNILDCKTDIEKFNNSIQQVHWDNLDELSDRLSGIKSELENIASLLEDEDVIDDNGNWTVEAITRLGLAAQQYEEAEYRVKKYSDEIDGLNKAYLEGKYSADEYAEKLQELKNAQWDAVNDSESAKDAIISINEERIDALEEMKQKEIDAMQEVIDKRKEELDAEKDLADYREQLAEKTKSVTDLDRQIAAMSGDTTASTVAKRKKLEAQRAEAQKNLDDFNRDHAIDAQKEALDKQLEDFTNEKNAEIEALKATLDDKNALYQQSFELVKANASTIADELDKLSAAHGVTISKNITDPWKAGQNAIAGYGVTLTTQTSVFTGCLDIINTEIQKDQSSADELSKKIGEAFAQKIG; from the coding sequence GTGACGGATGAGATTGCAGATCGGGATGCTCTATATCAGTATTTTGACAAGGCAATAGATAAGGCCAAAGAGCTGAATGTAAAGGTAGATTCCTTATTATATGCCATCACAGAGTTTAAGAAGATGGGGTGGAGCCTGCAAGATGCGGAGCTTGGCGGCCAGTGGGCAACGATTCTGGAAAACGTTGGAGACGTGGACATTGATTCAGCCATTGGTTCTATCAAGTCTTCCATTGCTTCTTTTGAAAAAATCGGTGGCTATGGCAATGACCAGATGGATAAAAAGCTGGAAGCCTACACGGATTTGGTCAATGAGATGTCGAATAAGTACAGCATTGACGCGGAAGGATTGGCAGAAGCAATTCGAATATCAGCAGGAACCCTTACCCAGGCACATACTTCCATTGAGCAGGCGGCAACCATGTTTGCTACAGCCAACCGCTATTACAATGATCCTAATTATCTGGGCAATACTGCCAAGATCGGCTCTTTGAGATTACGGGCTTCCGAAGATGCCGACGCAAAGAACGAATTGCAGCAGTTGGGAGAGGATATTGACGATGTAGCCCAGTCTGCAAGTAAACTGCGGGAGAAACTGCTAAAATTAACCAACGTGGATATCATGGAAGCAGATGGGAAGACGTTCAAGAGCTTTTACGATCAGCTGTATGAGATTTCACAGGTGATGGATCGGCTTTCTGACGTAGATCGTGCCAACGTATTAGAAACGATTTTCGGAAAAGCCCGTGCTGCTGGTGGCGCTGCCTTATTATCCGGTATGAAGGAGAGTGCAGAAGCCTATGAAACGGCCATGAACAGTGCAGGAAGCGCGACAAAGGAATATGAAACATGGATGACCAGTGCGGATGCAGCCCAGCAGCGTTTTTCCAATTCTGTTACGGAGACCTACCAGAATATTGTGAACGGCAATACCGTACGTGATATGGCAAATTTGGGTGCATCTGTTCTTGATTTTGCTAATTCTTGGGGACTGGTGGAAGGTTCCTTAAAAGGTGTGCTGGCACTGGGCTTGGGAAAATTTCTTGTTACAGGAACGACTGCTTTTCTTGCGGCTACCAAGCAGGTGGAAAGCTATGGAAAAGCTTTACAGGCGGCAAATAATATTCCCAATGAAAATCTGAATCAAAGGTTCCAATTTCTGAAAAGTATTGCTCTGGAAACCGGCAATTTAACAAATGCGCAGCTGAAAAATGTGCTGGCAAGTCAGGCGTTATCCCAGCAAGACCGAATTCGTATTCTGGAAATGCAAGGTATGACAAGAGAGATGGCATTGCAGCGTTTAAATGAGCTGGGGCTGACACAGAGTACCAATGCGCAAACTGCTGCCAATGCGGCACAGACAGCATCTACTTTTTCTTTAAAGGCTGCAATGATCGGACTGGGAAATACGATTCGAAGCGTTTTCCTGTCAAATCCTGTTGGGATTGCGCTAATGGCAATCAGCATTGGTGTCAGTGCGGTAACATCCGCAGTTTCCAAGCATAATCAGAAAATAGAAGAAATGCGGCAGAATGCCAAAGAGGCAGCAGAGGAAGCCAGCACGCTGGGAAATGAAGTCTCAGAACTGGCGAACAAATATTTGCAGTTATCAGAGGCCGTAAAGACAGATTCCAGTGTAAAAGAAGACCTGATGTCCACACAATCTGAATTGTTGAAGAAGCTGGGGGCAGAGGGTGAAAGCGTTGACAGTCTGATAGAAAAGTATGGTTCTTTGTCAGAGGCCGTAAAACAGATGAGTTTGGACAGCTTAAAAGAAGCACAGATTGATTTGCTGGCAGGTGTGGATGCTTCAAAAGAAGAATTGAAGGATGCCGGAAAAGACAGTTTTGGCGGTGCCTGGAAGCAGTCTATCATTGCCATGGGCAAAGAGGCGGCAAAAGCATGGCAGGTACTAGATGATGCCGGTATCATCAGCAGTGGAACTCATACGGATCGCGGCGGGGAATGGTTCCTTTCTGGTGATTCCAGCGTGGAAGGTGTATTGCAAAATTACAAGGAAATCGAAGCAGCCTTAGAAGCATTGCGGGATTCCCATGCATTTACAGCAGAAGAATTATCCAACAATACTTTATATAAAGAACTGTATAGCAGATATAGCGATTTGAAAGAATCTGTGGACGGATACAATTCTTCCATTACAAATCTGAATCAAAACTTGGCGCAGCAGACAACTTTAACTGCTTTACAGGGCAATACGATTCCTAATACAGAAAAAGATTTTGATGCTTTTCGACAGGAGTTAATCAACACTGCGATTGCAAGCAAACAGTTTATCGGTGATGAACAGGCGATCACTGATGCGATCAATCAGTTTCTATCTACCCTTCCTGAGTTTGAAGGCTTCTACAGCACTCCGTTACAGAATGAATTGGATAAAACGGGAGAGGTGCTTTCTAAGTGGGATTATGCGACCACACTTTCCAATCTTGACAAAACAAAAGACGCTTTTGAGGCGCTGGATTCAGCCTATGCCAAACTATTCGACAATGATAAAATTACAGGCATTGATTTTGATGATCTCACAACCATTAATGAAAAATTCTCTGACGTATCAGGCATAGATACCTATATCAAACGGATTCAAGAAGCAGGTCAGAATACAGAACAGGTGAGGGGTATATTTGAAGACCTGATAGACGCTTATATACAGCAGACTGGTATTCTTGAAAATGTGACGGAAGATAATAAGGATCTGATTGCATCTTATCTGGAAGAGATGGGCGTGGCAAATGCGCTGGAACTGGTTGAAAATGCACTTGCATGGCAGACAGATGCATTGGCGGCAGAAAAGGAATTTGCAGCAGAAAAAGGAATCGAGCTGGTAAATGCGACCGCAGATGAAATCAATGCTTTTGTGGATGAAAAAGGATATTCTGAGCAGACAAGGCATGAATTACTGCTTCTTGCATTACAGAAAGAATATGTCAATCAGACTGCCCTTGACTTTTCTGGGGACTTAACAAGCCTGATGTCTTATATGACGGCACTGGGATCGGCGACAACTGCATTGCAGATGTTTAACAATGCGAAAAATGGAACGGGTTCTTATTCTGGTAAATATGTGAACACTGCCGCCATGTCACAGTTGAAATCTGCTGCATCATCTGAAGTTGAAAAAGCAATTAGTAACGCAAAATCTCAAATCAGTAAGTCGAAAGGTTCTTCTTATAATCCCAATAAATCCAGTTATAAAGGCGGCTCTTCTACAGGAAAGAATAAGTCCGGCAGTTCCGGTAACAAAGGTGTTTCTGGCTCTGGTTCTAAAGCCCAGGAAGACACCTATGAGAAAGAAATCGACTGGTACGAAAAACGTGTCAAGAAACTTGATGCACTCATCAATACCTTAAAGGCCGACATCGAAAATGTTCTTGGCTCTGTTGCAAAAAATCAGTTGGTAGAACGTCAGCTGACAATCACAGAAGAAAAGATTAAGAACACCTCTGATGCGCTTTCTATGTATGAACAAAAAGCGGCTGAAGCTTTATCTAAGGTTCCATCAGAATTTCGTGATAAGGTTATGAACGGCGCTGTTGCACTAACCGATTTTATTGGCAAAGGCAATGAAGATACCGTAGAGGCTATCGAGAACTATCAAACATGGGCAGATAAAGTAGCTGATGTAAAACAGAATCTTTCCGAGTTGAAAGAAACCATGCGAGAACTTGAACTAGAGAAGTTCAATAACATCATCGAAGAATTTACCAATAAGTTCGATATTCACGATCAAGCCATTAATAATATAGATAAGCAAATCTCTCTCTTTGAGGAAATGGGGCTACATATTGGCGAAGGATTCTATAATGCCCAAATCAGTGAAGCCACTAAACAGCTGGAACACCTACAACAGGAAAAAGAAGCTCTTGTAAAGCAGATGAATGAATCTGTAGATAGTGGACGTATTGATGCTGGTTCTGACCAGTGGCTTGAAATGGTAAAAGAGCTTAGTGATTTGGATGGTAATATTCTGGACTGTAAGACCGATATAGAGAAATTCAACAATTCCATCCAACAGGTACATTGGGATAATCTGGATGAACTGTCCGATAGATTAAGTGGTATTAAGAGTGAATTGGAAAATATTGCTTCTCTGTTGGAAGATGAAGATGTAATTGATGATAATGGGAATTGGACTGTTGAAGCCATCACTCGTCTTGGTCTGGCTGCACAACAATATGAAGAAGCCGAGTATCGTGTCAAGAAATATAGTGATGAGATTGACGGTTTGAATAAGGCTTATCTGGAAGGAAAGTATTCTGCTGATGAATATGCAGAAAAGCTTCAGGAATTAAAGAATGCCCAATGGGATGCAGTAAACGATTCCGAATCGGCTAAAGATGCAATCATTTCTATTAATGAGGAGCGGATTGACGCATTAGAAGAAATGAAGCAAAAAGAAATTGATGCGATGCAGGAGGTCATAGATAAGCGGAAGGAAGAACTTGATGCCGAGAAAGACCTTGCCGATTATCGGGAACAGTTGGCCGAAAAGACCAAATCGGTTACTGACCTTGACCGTCAGATTGCCGCCATGTCGGGTGATACTACTGCCTCTACTGTAGCAAAGCGTAAGAAATTGGAAGCACAACGGGCAGAGGCACAGAAGAATCTTGATGATTTCAACCGTGACCATGCGATTGATGCTCAGAAAGAAGCTTTGGACAAACAGTTGGAAGATTTTACCAACGAAAAGAATGCGGAGATTGAAGCTTTAAAGGCTACCCTAGATGATAAGAATGCATTGTATCAGCAGTCTTTCGAGCTTGTAAAGGCGAACGCTTCTACTATTGCTGATGAACTAGACAAGCTGTCTGCCGCTCATGGTGTTACGATTTCTAAGAATATCACTGATCCATGGAAAGCAGGACAAAACGCCATTGCTGGTTATGGAGTAACTTTAACCACACAAACAAGTGTGTTTACTGGATGCCTAGATATTATTAATACTGAAATTCAAAAAGATCAATCTTCTGCGGATGAATTGTCTAAAAAGATTGGTGAAGCTTTTGCACAAAAAATCGGATAA
- a CDS encoding DeoR family transcriptional regulator, translating into MNFEFMTIDTPLPPCMPFPRALTGFPVSSTAKVMYCRMLDAMLSKGQEDENGILFVCFPVTAIATVLSRSPMTVKRSLNELETAGLIMRVRQGIGEPNRIYVLIPGKENAALA; encoded by the coding sequence ATGAATTTTGAATTTATGACGATAGACACACCATTGCCGCCCTGTATGCCCTTTCCCAGAGCGTTGACAGGATTTCCAGTCAGCAGCACCGCAAAGGTCATGTACTGCCGGATGCTGGACGCTATGCTGTCCAAAGGGCAGGAGGACGAAAATGGAATCCTGTTTGTCTGCTTCCCTGTCACAGCCATTGCTACAGTCCTGTCCCGCAGCCCCATGACGGTCAAGCGTTCTTTGAATGAACTGGAAACCGCCGGGCTTATCATGCGGGTGCGTCAGGGCATTGGAGAACCAAACAGGATTTATGTGCTGATACCGGGAAAGGAGAACGCTGCCCTTGCCTGA
- a CDS encoding reverse transcriptase domain-containing protein encodes MQKDMTQKETGYQLYEGSLKGNKFDRLMPLIVSEQNIILAYRNICKNNGSKTPGTDGKTITEIQSLPIETVIKTVRNKLNFYQPKKVRRVEIPKDNGKTRPLGIPSIWDRLIQQCILQILEPICEAKFHERNNGFRPYRSTQNAIAQCYKMAQLQNLHFVVDVDIVGFFDNIDHNKLIRQLWGLGIQDRKLIMIIKQMLKAEILFNDIVITPETGTPQGGFYPHFLQM; translated from the coding sequence ATGCAGAAAGATATGACGCAAAAAGAAACTGGATATCAGTTATATGAAGGCAGTCTGAAAGGTAATAAATTTGACAGGCTTATGCCCCTGATAGTATCAGAGCAGAATATCATACTTGCATATCGGAATATCTGCAAAAATAACGGGAGCAAAACCCCTGGAACAGATGGGAAGACAATAACAGAAATTCAGTCACTCCCAATCGAAACGGTCATTAAAACCGTCAGAAATAAATTGAACTTTTATCAGCCTAAAAAGGTCCGGCGTGTAGAAATACCAAAAGACAATGGAAAAACCAGACCATTAGGAATCCCAAGTATATGGGATAGACTGATACAGCAATGTATTCTGCAAATACTGGAACCGATTTGTGAAGCAAAATTTCATGAACGAAATAATGGGTTCAGACCATACAGGTCAACGCAAAATGCGATTGCTCAATGCTATAAAATGGCACAGTTGCAAAATCTGCATTTTGTAGTAGATGTGGACATTGTTGGATTCTTTGACAATATTGACCATAATAAGCTGATTCGGCAGTTGTGGGGACTTGGAATACAGGACAGGAAACTGATTATGATAATCAAACAGATGCTAAAAGCAGAAATCCTGTTTAATGACATTGTAATTACCCCGGAAACAGGTACACCACAGGGGGGATTTTATCCCCACTTCTTGCAAATGTAG
- a CDS encoding CPBP family intramembrane glutamic endopeptidase, translating into MLKSIGLYFRKIDFLNFAIGAIMPIIVLFIVYSSVKSNIILQDTDFLSLLMNHKGKFIFYFFVSFIEEVIFRGIIFGLLLQKCKNKYLSCVIAALIFTLPHIFNTDNISVLVMFIFPFLYGIFANEMFYTTKSIWMPTGFHWLWNYTITSLFLVTGTQSFIYVHIIAAMIIMIPLFYIVIGKTRLSGD; encoded by the coding sequence ATGTTAAAAAGCATAGGGTTATATTTTAGAAAAATAGATTTTCTGAATTTTGCAATTGGAGCTATAATGCCAATCATTGTATTGTTTATAGTTTATTCATCAGTCAAATCAAATATAATTCTTCAAGATACTGATTTTTTATCACTGTTGATGAATCATAAAGGGAAATTCATATTTTACTTTTTCGTGTCCTTTATTGAAGAAGTTATTTTTAGAGGAATTATTTTTGGGCTGTTGCTGCAAAAATGTAAAAATAAGTATTTGAGTTGCGTAATAGCTGCACTTATTTTTACACTACCACATATTTTTAATACCGATAATATTTCTGTTCTGGTAATGTTTATTTTTCCTTTTCTATATGGAATATTTGCCAATGAAATGTTTTACACTACAAAGAGTATTTGGATGCCCACAGGATTTCATTGGTTATGGAATTATACAATAACAAGTTTGTTTCTTGTTACAGGAACACAAAGTTTCATATATGTACATATCATAGCAGCAATGATTATAATGATACCGTTGTTTTACATTGTTATTGGGAAAACACGCCTAAGTGGCGATTGA
- a CDS encoding helix-turn-helix domain-containing protein, producing MNGATTIQERLKDLRLNKRLKLEELAEQTGISKSALGSYEKDDYKEINHGNLILLADFYGVSLDYLFCRTENMVEINTPLRELHLSDEMVALLKSGRINNRLLCELATHKDFIKFLADIEIYVDGIATMQIQNLNALVDTVRHEIIERYRPGEDDPHLKVLQAAHISDDEYFSHMVRDDLNLIIRDIREAHKKDSESAPQTTVADELKENLEAVENFKGSRDEKLVVLYCKQLGINYKNLSDEEFRWLIRILKKSKKMGTPISQRKKR from the coding sequence ATGAACGGAGCTACTACAATACAGGAACGGCTAAAAGATTTACGATTAAACAAAAGATTAAAACTGGAAGAACTGGCAGAGCAAACAGGTATTTCAAAATCAGCTCTTGGAAGTTATGAAAAAGATGACTATAAGGAAATCAATCATGGCAACCTTATCCTGCTGGCAGATTTTTATGGGGTGTCCCTCGATTATCTCTTTTGCCGGACAGAGAACATGGTTGAGATCAACACGCCATTAAGGGAACTGCATTTGAGTGATGAAATGGTGGCACTTCTGAAAAGCGGAAGGATTAACAACCGTCTGCTCTGCGAACTTGCCACCCATAAGGACTTTATCAAGTTTCTTGCGGATATTGAGATTTATGTGGATGGGATTGCCACCATGCAGATTCAGAATCTCAACGCCCTTGTCGATACCGTCCGGCATGAAATCATTGAACGGTATCGCCCCGGCGAAGATGACCCGCATTTGAAGGTGCTGCAAGCTGCCCATATCAGTGATGATGAATATTTCAGTCACATGGTACGGGATGACCTCAATCTCATTATCCGGGATATTCGGGAAGCTCACAAAAAGGACAGTGAAAGTGCGCCCCAGACCACCGTTGCCGATGAACTGAAAGAAAATCTGGAAGCGGTCGAAAATTTCAAGGGCAGCCGGGATGAAAAGCTCGTTGTACTTTACTGCAAACAGCTCGGCATCAACTATAAAAATCTGTCAGACGAAGAATTTCGCTGGCTGATTCGGATTCTCAAAAAGTCAAAGAAAATGGGAACGCCTATCAGCCAGAGGAAAAAACGATAA
- a CDS encoding DUF5301 domain-containing protein, translating to MKKKLCSMVCLCYFVSIMLCACGRKEQGNPIRLPAREDIVSIGVSDGDKYAISPNTEGEATEFIDEFLSMLMDMETTSQQSINDAPVNKDSITININCDGAAGTTLFYYVDKGIEYVEQPYQGIYKPTPALGNCITEMLASADNRPLMVTFQASVIETNHDSIIVKPVDGSLELDSADKFYISNEENLELQIGDFVEISYNGEIMESYPAQLGEVYKITVIEQTEANAMWDRIPMVRIDGKLYYDTGRESIMDARCGTMDGEITSTVDGTEIPTEDNQSNFGSGFGYQYGADDTIEIYMNEKWFVFEYREESE from the coding sequence ATGAAAAAGAAATTATGCAGTATGGTTTGTCTTTGCTACTTTGTTTCAATTATGTTATGTGCATGTGGAAGAAAAGAACAGGGGAATCCTATTAGATTGCCAGCCAGAGAGGATATTGTATCGATTGGTGTCTCTGACGGTGACAAATATGCTATATCACCTAACACAGAAGGTGAAGCTACGGAGTTTATTGATGAATTTTTATCTATGCTAATGGATATGGAAACAACCAGTCAGCAATCAATCAATGATGCACCGGTCAACAAAGATTCTATTACGATCAATATAAATTGTGATGGGGCGGCAGGAACTACTCTTTTTTACTATGTAGATAAAGGAATCGAATATGTAGAACAGCCATATCAAGGAATTTATAAACCAACGCCTGCTTTAGGTAATTGTATAACTGAAATGCTTGCTTCGGCAGATAATAGACCGCTAATGGTAACATTTCAGGCATCGGTAATTGAAACGAATCATGATTCAATAATAGTAAAACCGGTAGATGGTTCTTTGGAACTTGATTCAGCAGATAAGTTTTATATATCAAACGAAGAGAACCTTGAATTGCAAATTGGAGATTTCGTAGAAATTAGCTATAACGGAGAAATAATGGAATCATATCCTGCACAATTAGGAGAGGTTTATAAAATTACCGTGATAGAACAGACAGAAGCAAATGCCATGTGGGATAGAATACCTATGGTAAGAATAGATGGTAAATTATACTACGATACAGGGAGAGAAAGCATCATGGATGCACGTTGTGGCACTATGGATGGAGAAATAACATCAACTGTCGATGGAACTGAAATACCAACAGAAGATAATCAGTCTAATTTTGGAAGTGGATTTGGTTATCAGTATGGAGCAGACGATACAATAGAAATTTATATGAATGAAAAGTGGTTCGTCTTTGAATACAGAGAAGAATCTGAATGA
- a CDS encoding DUF3847 domain-containing protein, with protein MPDTSKLEKLNRELEKSEKKLRKAINDEKALQHQLKQLTRKERTHRLCIRGGMLESFLQEPERLTDDDVKVLLKIIFHRQDTQELLKKLLERKKPETP; from the coding sequence TTGCCTGATACCTCAAAGCTGGAAAAGCTCAACCGGGAGTTGGAAAAAAGCGAAAAGAAACTGCGGAAAGCCATCAATGATGAAAAGGCGTTGCAGCACCAGTTGAAGCAGCTTACCCGAAAGGAACGGACGCACCGGCTCTGTATCCGTGGCGGTATGCTGGAAAGTTTTCTGCAAGAGCCGGAACGCCTGACAGATGATGATGTCAAGGTGTTGCTCAAAATCATTTTTCACAGGCAGGACACGCAGGAATTATTGAAAAAACTGCTGGAACGGAAGAAGC